atggggcatcgaccacctctgtgggcaacATGTTGCAGTGTTTGGCCCCCCTCATGggtaaaaaaagtcttccttgcaTCTAGCCTGAATGGTAGCGCCTTTGAGTTTAAAACCATGACGCCCTGTCCCGTGGCTAGAGGCCCTGTCAGCaagcctgtccccatctttcttctaaGCCCCTGCAAAGTATTGAAAGGcggcaagaaggtctccccggagccttctcttctgcaggctgaacaggcgcaactctctcagccttccctcgtGGGAGGGGTGTTGCAGCCCTGGGGTCGTATTTGTGTCCCTCCTCGGGACGCGCTCCAGCCAACAGGTCCGTGTCGCCCTCGTAGTGAGGGCTCCGGGGCTGGTCAGGGGTGGGTCTAAAGCGGGACGGAAGGTGGAAAATGTTGAGGAGAGCAGGGCCGAGGAGATGATCCTGATGACGACGGCTACACCCTGTCAGAGGTTGTGGGAATAGGTCGAGGAAAgggcctccctggggaggcGGCAAAGAGAAGCGTGGGCACGGGACGCGCGGAGCCCCGTCTGGAGCAGGGCTTGGAGTGGGTGTTGAGTGGAGGtgtcttccccccaccccaatggCTGGTTCCTGTGCTTTGGAGACAAGAGGTAGTGGCAAGCTTTTTGCAACAGGTCTTTATTTTCTGGTGAATAATTAGGTGAATAAATAGACAGCGTagtcccgataaatagagtaagtcctacagttgtcccgataaatagagtaagtcctacagttgtcccgataaatagagtaagtcctacagttgtcccgataaatagagtaagtcctacagttgtcccgataaatagagtaagcGGTGTACATAGCGGAGCAGTGAgtggaggctgggggtgcagggcggCTGTTGCCATGGGTCGGGGAGGCGGGAGAGGAGAGTTGGGGAGGGGGCGGTGGTGCAGAAGTGGTGTTGGGGCCGTGGGGGTTGGTGGGGGTGCCTGGGCTAACCGCGCAGGGTGCGGGTTAGGTTTTGGAGGCGTTGGAAGCAGAGGCGAGCTTCGAGGCGGACGTGGTCCCAGGCGCAGGGGCTGTGGTTGTGGGTGCGGAGGAAGTCCTGGATGCGCCCAAAGTATATCTCGATGTCGAGCAGCAGCTTGCGGAGCCCTTGGCCTTGGAGGAGCGTGCCGCTGCCTGTCAGGCATCGCTGTAGCTGCCGGCTGTGGTGCTGGAGGCTGTTGAGGAGGCGGTGGCGTGCCTGGGCGTCCCAGTGTTGGGGGACGGTCGGGCTGCTGAGGGTGTCGAAGAGGCGCTGGAGGAGGCggtgggcggcggcggcggcttgctgtgggtggttggtgtggagGAAGGTGtcggggaaggggaaggggtcGTGCAGGTGGTGGCAGGGCAGTGCGGGGCTGGGAGCCATGGCCTGGAGGAGGTGGGTGCTGTCCCAGGGGAAGGTGGCGTCGCGGGGACGGAGGTGGTGGCAGGCGAGGGCGGTGGCGAGAGCCGTGCGGAGGATCAGGAGCACGGCGGCACCGTGGCGCAGGCGGGGCTGTGGGGTTGCGGGCGCGGCCATGGCGGGGCTGCGGGTGGTGCgtgggtggtgctgggcaggagccCGCTCAGGCTTGGTGGTGGTGCGGGTGGGCGCTGTGCTTGGGGTGCTGCCGGGCGGCGGGCTTTATGTGGTGCCGCGTCCTTCCCTTCCTCGCTTTCTGATCGCAGCGAGTTTCCGGCTGTGGCTTTCAGTTTTggctggtggctgtggtggTGTTGGGGAAGCGCGTTGGTGGGGTGTCCGTGCGTGGGGAGGGCGGCGGTGTGTTGGGGGGAGGTTGGCGGGAGCGGTTGGCTGGGGGATGCGAAAGCGCTGGGGCAGAGCCCttgggggcagctgtgccggGGAGGTGCGTGAGGGTTTCTGTGTTGGTGCTGCAGGGTGAGCTGTGGTGCGT
The DNA window shown above is from Phalacrocorax aristotelis chromosome Z, bGulAri2.1, whole genome shotgun sequence and carries:
- the LOC142050465 gene encoding interferon-like; this encodes MAAPATPQPRLRHGAAVLLILRTALATALACHHLRPRDATFPWDSTHLLQAMAPSPALPCHHLHDPFPFPDTFLHTNHPQQAAAAAHRLLQRLFDTLSSPTVPQHWDAQARHRLLNSLQHHSRQLQRCLTGSGTLLQGQGLRKLLLDIEIYFGRIQDFLRTHNHSPCAWDHVRLEARLCFQRLQNLTRTLRG